The nucleotide window taatgaaagagattCATGATTGCAGTGTTGATTTGTCTGTGGCTGCGTTTCTGAAGCTGAGTGATGACTAGCACCAGCACCAGGCTTAGCTCCATTGTGGGGAAGTCCAGTGATGGGGAGCAGTCAGAGCTGTCTAAGTGATGGAGTAGTCTTGTACGAGTCTCCATGCCACCCAAGGAAGCTTAAGACACGAGACTTATTAGCTTCCCTGATGCCACCCAATCCATGGTGAACTTAAATGTGAATAGCTGCTGTGTGATGTGATGGCTGTCATGAAAACTGCTGGCTCTGCTTTTGATACACAGAGGTGTCTCAGCTCAGTCGGCCACTGATCTTAGGTTACCATCAATATAACTATGGCATATATTCCTATTATCTGGATTTGTTATAGTTACAATTATACCAATATGTAAGAGGTAGCCAAATGTTGCCCTAAGGAAGTCCATCACAGGCATCTCCTCTATAGGGAGTTTTCAGTaacaagaatgaaataaaaattgaaTATAATAGAGTAGGAGACACACTGTCTATAACTGGACCGGATTGGACTGACATCACTTTCATATATCTACACAAGAGAATTTAGTGCTAACACTTCTCTGTAGAAAGTGACATGAGGTAATGTTCTTTGAAAAAGGTGAAGTAAATTGAATTATGAGCAAATGTGCCTTGAAGGAATACTGATTCTAAATGTACTGTGGGAGGAGGCTTGGGAATACAGTACTTGATGCACAGGTGGCCCTGGCATGGTGGATGCCATGTACAAGAGAAACTTAGGTATGCCTAAAGTAGTGTTTTCTAAATCTTTGTGAATTGGTTAGGAATGTAATCAAGGGATGTAACTGTGTGTGGATGGATTGTGAGGTAAACCAATGTGCCTTGGAACAGACAAACAGTTTAAGTATAGCAAGAAATATATATTCTGCAGGTACTAGTATGTGAGCAAGCTAGAAGTGTAGTTTAAGGAGGGACTGTGAGAGGAGCTTGGAACCTTGAAACAGAAGAGTTAAGATTCAGCTGAAAGGCTTAATTATTCAGACATGTCATTCGAGGAGGCTGAAAATGCATTTGTGGGTGACGCACCACTGACATTGTTCTCACATACCTACACGTCTTAATTTTACTTGGGAACACAATGCGATAGTCTGTGGGAGGAATTTATAAACTTGAAATGCAAGAACACACCCAAGTGGTACATGACGAGACACGTACGAGACTCGTGACCCACCAGACCGGGAACGACATTTATACATTACTCGAATCAACACATTCTTCAACGAACCAATGAATCTTGTCTTATGGTACGTGGAATTACGGCACTCTAATACGAGGTAACACACCCTGCCAGGTCGTGTGTGAGTATGTGGTGTCTCCTTGGCGGGACAAACACACCCTTGAGGGCACATACACCCCGCCAAGCCAACAGTGGGCACCAAACACGCCCACACTGGCAGCAGGTGGGCGTAACTCACCGGCAGGAGTGTGGGCGGACGGGCAGCGCTGGCtcgtccctcactctccctcaatGTTAGAAATGTTGAGAAAGAATCACCGGCGTCCACTCGTCATTGATTTTCGAGGTGCCTGTCTGCCATCAGCTGTTTGAggcttcccattttcttccttcggCTGCTCTGGAATATTTCGGTTCcattatataattttctcatttttttctttcctacactGTCTGCATGAGTGTGTTTGATAGATAGGTGGTGAGGATGTTGCTGGGAGGATATATATCGCTTCATCTCACACGGGATGTCTGACTGCCAAGCTGAGAAATGTTACTTCTACCATAGACAACGTTGCAATATCTTTACTGAATTGCTTTACTTGTAGAGATGAGTTAATGGATGATGTGATGTGTTGGAAACTAATGGTATATCTTTGGTAGCAGCATGTGTGTTGTACCTGCCTCAGCAGCTGAATATATCACTAGCGAACTTAGCCATTATCTGATCATCATTATTTGAGTTACATAAGATAGCATAATATAGTGACGCAAGATTGTGGGTGCTGTGGACGAAATTAAAATTGAAAGTTGCACAATGTGTTATAATGTGTTAGATAAGTAAACCAGAGCTTCTGTCTATAGTATCTGCATTTACCTGCACTAAGACGATAAGATAATGCATAAAGATGGTAAATAATAAAGTAGGAAACCAGCAAACTGCCAAATTAAAGTGAACTTACACATTCAGTACTGGTTGCACAATGTGTTTGAATCAGATCacaatttcctttatttgtttatcatcttatgtacatttttattttaattgttaCTTTAACTTTATGAATTACGTGAATggacttattttctttctcccgttttccgcattttattaattatttctctCCCTGGCTGCAGCGGCATCATCATcgtcagcaacagcagcagcagcaggttggGGAGGCATCCATGTAAACAACTCATTCGGCGAGGCAGACGAGGCAGACGCACGTGGAAGAATCTTCTCTTGGTTCGCAATGGCTGTACGCTGTCAGTTTGAAGGGTCTAATGAAGTCGGGGTGTTTTCCAAGCTGACCAACGCCTATTGTCTAGCTGGTATTGGCGCTTCTGCTAACTTTTACAGGTAAGAGACAATGTCGTGAATCCAGCCTTTCTTGGTACAGGGGGCATTCGCTCTTCCAGCCCCACATTGCTGTCACGTTCATAGTCGATAGGCACATGGCGATCTCCCTCTTTTGTTCATGTTGTAAtcctttgccttaattattccaaGCTGTTATATACGACTgcattttttcttaatctttcgaTTTTATTATGTAACAACTTACCTGGTTGGCTACCCTGTCATGACATGCGTATAGGCAGGTAGAGGTTATTTCTATGAATATAATGGCAGCACGGCAATGACGCTGTTTATCCTCCGATACACTTGGCAAAGCATATAGGCCTGCCACCCCTGTGCTCTTGACACATGGTccagatcaggtcaggtcactaGGATTTATGTAGCACCAGCGCAGACAGGTACATCTAACACTTGAGCCACGGTTCAAAGTTAGGGGGGCACTATGTGCCCTTTTTGCACTCAGCCTTCCCGCCTCTTGTGATCCTTGGTGGATTAACTTCTTGGCATGTAAAAGCTTCCATAGGAAGGGTGGCAGTTGACATAAAGGAAGGGGATCAACTGAAATAATTCACACCTTTCAaatatgcgtctctctctctctctctctctctctctctctctctctctctctctctctctctctctctctctctctctctctctctctctctctctctctctctctctctctccccccactaATATGATGTTATAAATTGCAGTATCTTTGAGGACCAGTTAAGTGAGACCATCCCTGTTGTGTACGCCTCCATTGCTGGCTGTCGCATTGTTGGCTCCATGGTCACAGGTGTGTACAGTGGCTTGATGGTTGGCTTTACTTTGGTACCTAGTTTAGTGTACTTAGTTCAGAACAACTAAGTTGTGTTGCCCTCTATGGAAGTAGTGTATGGTGTAGGAGTATCATGCAAATTCAAGGAAACGAGATGGTTAGAACACATTCACATCAAATGTTGTTCACAGGGAACCGCCATGGGCTGCTGGTGCCCAACACAACAACTGACACAGAACTTCAGCACCTGCGTGACCATCTGCCAGATAAGGTCAAGGTGCAGCGGATAGAGGAGCGACTCTCAGCTCTCGGCAATGTGGTTGTTTGCAATGACTATGTAGCACTTGTTCATCCTGACATAGACAGGGTAAGGAGTTTTCCATGTTTCTCatcatgaaaattaaatatattataaGATTGTTACATTTTTTGAAAATAAGATCTAAGGAATTTGAGGAGTATCAGTTTAGTTATGTTTTCTTTTGAATTGTATTTGTGTTTTATCATCTGCATTGCTGTCTGCATTGCACAGACACAGGTAAGAAACAGATAAATGCATTACTTTGAACATTCTGCCCATATTGGTAATTATTTTCAAGGACAGATTTACATCTCTCTATATAAAATATTGATACAAAAGATTTAGGTAACTTATCTGTGTTTTTGTAATTGTTGAAATCCACAGAAATTCCTATCCCAAAATTTGCTAAATCTTCACAAGAAATCACCAGACCCATTCCTGAttgttcttttactttcctctgcTTTTCCCACTCAATTCTTCACATTGCCATGTTTCCCAGGAAACGGAAGAGATAATCCATGATACTTTACAAGTAGAGGTTTTCCGTCACACCATTGCCAACAACGTGCTGGTGGGCTCATATGCAGTGTTGTCAAACCAGGGTGGCCTCCTGCATCCTGCCACCCCCACTCAGGAGCAGGATGAATTGTCCATGCTACTGCAGGTGCCCTTAGTGGTGAGTGCCATCTCCATTTTCACTTCACTTAGCCTGTCTCAACTGCCCATACACTGGCCAAAACAGCAAAGATCAAAGTTGCatgattttttagttttttcatCAACTGTTGTCATTGTGACTTCAATTCAAATATAAATTTTGCAACTTTACTGATTTTCTTGTCACAGTTTTACAGTTAAGAAATTTTCATGTGCCCTTCCTCAATTTTGTAATTCACTGTACACTCCAGGCTGGAACAGTAAACCGAGGCAGCAATGCCCTGGCAGCAGGGCTGTTGGTGAATGACTGGGCTGCCTTCTGTGGAATGGACACTACAGCCACAGAGCTGAATGTGATTGAAAGTATCTTTAAGATCACTGATGCACCTCAGGCTACTGCCTCCACCACGATGAGGAAGGCTCTCATTGACAGGTAGGGGATGGAGGATTTATTTGCTTATATACTTGGTTAGGTGATGACCAGAATTAATAATATTAACTGATGGTAAAGGCTCCTAACTTTTTCACTTTCAAGTTTATATTTCTATCATGAAACTTGCATTACTTAAGTATGGTGATTTTCCTTGAGATATATCAGTAGTAATCTTTGTATTAGTTATTAGTTCCTGTAAATTGTTCCTTTTAACTCATGATGTGTTTGTCTTCCAGTATGACGTAAAGATGTAACAGCTGTAGCAGCTGCAGCAACAACTGGAGTGTTGGCTGCGGGAAGCAGTTTTTCACATCCCCTTTGTTAAGATTCCTAGTATTCTATATGCATATTAACTTTTTAAGCCCTGTTTATAAGTTTTGTTATAATTTAAATATGTTACATGCCATGTTTTGAGAGCTTTTTACCTGAAATTTTCCACAAGCAAATGTGCATGTATGTAAGAATTACTTTTAAACcatatgctctttttttttttttttttttttttttttcagtgaatgTAATGAATATGTTGATGTTTGAATATATATCATGTGATATAGCATATTCAAGTCCAATGTATTTAACATACAGTATAAGTCAAAAATTCCTGTCAATTACATTACTATCATTTACCTTTGATTGCCTTAAAGCAGTAAAGCATACAAGCTGCATGGCTATACCTGTACAAAGACACCATGGTAAAGGAACTACCAAGGAATGAGTAGAGATTcctgttttcaactttttatttttttttcatttcaggtTTAAACAATAATCAATTTTCAAACTATAAACACACCACATACATACTAAGAACAATCAACCAGTACTTGTATTGTAACTGAATAAACAATCCACAAATTACatcataaaaaaatcaaaacagaaAAGCACAGACTGCAAACAAATATTGTTTACATATTTGCTCTGTAGTTGATAGCATGGCAGAGCGGTACAAGAATCAACAATGTGGTAGGAACTTGGGAGTGCCCATAGTAACCAGGAAAATCCTGCCCAGGTCGTAAAGGTTTCCACAAATAAGCAAGCAGTTACTGTCCttgaggaagagggtgaggcaCATGTGTGGCATGTGAAAAGGTTCAATCATATCCATAGATAAAGCCACATGGTGATCAAGAGCCAAGCACATGATCCTCAAAACCTTAGGGAACTGAATagatgtacatacacacacatgcaggacTACCAAAGACTGAATACCAACCAAGAAACTGGATAGACAGGTTCAGATGAGACCACAGAATTATAGATTAGCTCAGGTAGCCCTgtgcagccacacacacacatgcatgcacactCAGTTTTTAGTTCTAAGAGTTTAAGTAGTAATGAAAAAAGTGTACTTTGTTATAAATTATTTGCTCTGCATTGTTTTCTGCCATGCTGACATAAATAGTGTGATGTGTGTTGTACCTCCTTTCTAGCACCAAGAATGGAAATATGACTAGCAGCAGCGTGAACACAAGAAACACTTCAAGTTGTCAATGATAAATTAAAAGGGAATACtgtatatgtttgtttatcCACTTGCAGAGGTTTGAGCAGATCTTTAATTTTGACCAGTGGAAGTTGACTCAAACAGAGGGTTTTTAACCATAGTAGTGGCTGGCTTGTATAATGGACTCACATtctgtagaagagagagagaacagtaatATTAAAAAAGTTGGTTAATTTATATTCATGATAATATAGTTTCATTACATTCTACTTTACTCACCTCACTCCAGATTGCCATGCTCTTGTTTTTCATGAAGTTTTCATACTCTCGCTTGTCTTTGAAATGAGTGACAACCTTCCAGGCTATGAGCAGCAGCAGGCCCACAAGCACCACAGCACCCAGTATCCCACCCACCACAGCTGCCAAAGGATGGGTACACAATCAAATGCTGAACTGCTGTTATCTGTTCACATAATAACTGCAGCTGCTAGGAGGCTAGAAGGTTATTAAGTGGCATATCGGTTTAGTAATTTCCATTTACTATTAGGATTCAAGGGaggataaaaaatgaagaagcagtTCATTTATCATTGATGCTTCTGCCACAGTATTCTCAGTCCTGGCAAAGTGAGTAACAAGTTGAATGCACCATCCATTTTGTTGGTCAAGTGGTGTTAACATTGGTTCATCTTACCATAAATACTTTTGTCAAAGCATGGTATGATGCTTCTTTTAGCAATATTAAAGATGTGTGAAAATCTTTTTATGACGTtaacaagtattttatttctCGTTGGTTCAAATGAATACTAAAATTTTTGCCccctttttcattttatttatatattaatcaCTATTTAATCCACCATAGGATACAGTTGTAGTGATCTTTCTATATTCATCAAGTCTTCCAAACAAGCAGCCCTCAGTGACCAAAACACTCACCCCAAGGATTGATCTCTACTGGACATTCCTTTTGCTTCTGAGCCCAAAGTAACACTGTATCCTTTTCATGCTTAAACTGGTACAGGAAGCTACATTCTTCATCATCAGTGCTGGAACACAGCTGACCATACTCCTCTGAATCAAAGGCAAGGAATGGAAACATTTTACAAAATAATTCCATTACTTAAGGAGCATAAAATGGATTATAATTATGAAGATGTTAAACATttttaagaaaagaaacatttgtgcattttggtttgttttaGTAATGAAATTATTCTGATTACAAAATATATAACATGCTCATAACTTAAAAAAAGCAGACTCCAACGTCTACACTCAACAAGTCATAACATTACAGACAACAATCCTTTTTAGAAAGTTAGAAAGTGAACATCAATGAATTGCTTAAAGAggtgcttggagagagagagagagagagagagagagagagagagagagagaatcagaatgaTCTTAATTTCAAGAAGGATATCACATACTTGACATATTGGAGACAATGGTGACATCATAGGTGGAGCACTTATCAGTGCATGCAGCCTTTAAATCAAACACTAAACACTCGACACAGGACTTGTGCTCATCACATTTGCCTTCACAGTTCTgtattaaggaaggaaaagtgcaaAAAAtatgttcttttatatattatCTGATTTGTCggtttttataaaaaaaattctacatatatatatatatatatatatatatatatatatatatatatatatatatatatatatatatatatatatatatatatatatatatatatatatatatatatatatatatatatatacagtactaGCAGAAGTTCAACTATAGTCATTCTCAGCAACCTTCAGTCTCtccaatgataacaataacaataagaggGGCACATCAGCACCTTACCTGACAGTCCTCACAATACTTCCCTAAGTAGCCCTCTTCACACTGACACTGGTTGCAGACACACATGCCATGACTTGAGCAGACTTCTTTTTCATCTGGGATGCAAATCATTAACAGAATACATTATAATTGTAAGACTGCATACCCTTGTTACTGAGACATGAATGACTCTGTTTTCCTGTCTGAGAGTCTCCTCTTGGATTCCAACATATATATCAAGTGGTATATCAGGGGAGTGGAAGCATGGCAGAGGACACTGGATCCATCTGATGAAAGCATACAACTTATAAATCAATAAATGTCTTATACATGTGCATTTCATTGTAAACACTGCAGAGTTTTGTATATACCTATTAGGCATTTAATTGACTTCTTTAAAACTaacatttctctttatttaatttagtttttatGATTTATAGTTCTTAAATAGAATCTCTTATGTATAGAAATTGCTGATtatatataaagagtgtttttattaaaataaatcaataaatgtaaataagacCGCCCCCCAACTGTTCAAGAGCTGGCTATGTAGTACGTAGTATCTATGTAGCTGGCTGACACCTGCCTTGAAGAGAAGTGACCAACACAAAGTATCACTGTAACCCCTTGTCTCATCACAGCAATGAGAATACAAAGAGTGTTTCTAGTTCTCTCAATCCATCACTTTGGCTGCATTTCATAACAAGCTGTGAATATGATATTTGAGAGAAACAGCCTGGGCAgacttattttattgtttttttttttatagatttgcTATAACTAACCCATTAAAACTCCTCTTCATGTCACCTCAACAAAGCAAAGTGTTATA belongs to Scylla paramamosain isolate STU-SP2022 chromosome 29, ASM3559412v1, whole genome shotgun sequence and includes:
- the LOC135115761 gene encoding eukaryotic translation initiation factor 6-like, with product MLEMLRKNHRRPLVIDFRAASSSSATAAAAGWGGIHVNNSFGEADEADARGRIFSWFAMAVRCQFEGSNEVGVFSKLTNAYCLAGIGASANFYSIFEDQLSETIPVVYASIAGCRIVGSMVTGNRHGLLVPNTTTDTELQHLRDHLPDKVKVQRIEERLSALGNVVVCNDYVALVHPDIDRETEEIIHDTLQVEVFRHTIANNVLVGSYAVLSNQGGLLHPATPTQEQDELSMLLQVPLVAGTVNRGSNALAAGLLVNDWAAFCGMDTTATELNVIESIFKITDAPQATASTTMRKALIDSMT